A region from the Gossypium hirsutum isolate 1008001.06 chromosome A08, Gossypium_hirsutum_v2.1, whole genome shotgun sequence genome encodes:
- the LOC107935870 gene encoding tetraspanin-7, whose product MSSFNLTNDSLLGILNIIKFLFSITILLIGILLSENAALTDCDRFFYKPLIWFGVFLLLVSVTGFIGACFYDHLPRMLWVYHVLMFLLIVAGIIFTIVAFAVTNKGGGRLLLGAGYKVYRLGDYSNWLQNRVNNNRNWNKIKTCLVESKVCSDLYSKYWDVSFNKFHQKPLNPIQTGCCKPPNGCGFTYVNPTRWVEENWQVYCENPDCRAWENDQNILCYNCESCKAGVLDNIKHSWKKVRWFYVICQMLLIIMYAVGCFAFRNILIDES is encoded by the exons ATGTCATCTTTCAATCTTACCAACGACTCACTTCTGGGGATCCTTAACATCATAAAATTcttgttctcaatcactatcctCTTGATCGGAATCTTGCTAAGCGAAAATGCCGCCTTAACGGACTGCGACCGTTTCTTCTACAAGCCGCTTATCTGGTTCGGAGTCTTTCTTCTGCTTGTCTCTGTGACAGGCTTTATCGGGGCCTGCTTCTACGACCACTTGCCACGCATGCTCTGGGTCTACCACGTCCTCATGTTTCTCCTCATTGTAGCCGGCATCATTTTCACTATTGTCGCTTTTGCGGTGACTAATAAAGGTGGTGGTCGGTTGTTACTCGGTGCTGGATATAAAGTGTACAGGCTGGGAGATTACTCTAACTGGCTTCAAAATCGAGTTAACAACAACAGGAATTGGAATAAGATCAAGACCTGTTTGGTTGAATCCAAGGTTTGCAGTGATTTATATTCCAAGTATTGGGATGTTAGTTTCAACAAATTCCATCAAAAGCCCTTGAATCCTATTCAG ACTGGTTGTTGTAAGCCGCCAAACGGATGTGGGTTTACGTACGTGAATCCAACACGTTGGGTGGAGGAGAATTGGCAAGTGTATTGTGAAAATCCTGATTGCAGGGCATgggaaaatgatcaaaatatacTATGCTACAATTGCGAATCGTGCAAGGCAGGGGTTTTAGACAACATCAAGCATTCGTGGAAGAAGGTTCGGTGGTTTTACGTCATATGCCAGATGTTGCTCATCATTATGTATGCAGTTGGTTGCTTTGCTTTCAGAAACATATTGATCGATGAGAGTTGA